The proteins below come from a single Cylindrospermopsis raciborskii Cr2010 genomic window:
- a CDS encoding glycosyltransferase — MSKEKITTVSIVITTFNEGENLDYLLRDISKQEVDGLKVEIILLEAGSYSEERAVYYLGDLGKYLKFIHAPNLSRTKSLNKLFELSEGELIIRLDARSHIASDYIKRIVQLSSDSGAENVGGVMSPIGRTPDQQLIADIMRHPFSFGGAKFRNHSYSGLVDSVYLGAFRKSICKFNANWFDEVHPGISEDSDLNYRIRRNGGKVYMDSSIIVQYFPRENLSKFFKLCFNFGVGRGLFLCKYRTLTAIRQIFPIAVVFLILFLGAFGFYHIIFHHILIGLFLVYGLLVTFFSISLKKDLLFTIKAIIGFSGCHFFYSFGILLSPYYYIQNLRFSS; from the coding sequence ATGAGTAAAGAAAAAATAACTACAGTTAGTATTGTCATTACAACATTCAATGAAGGTGAAAACCTGGATTATTTGTTAAGAGACATCAGCAAACAGGAAGTTGATGGATTGAAAGTAGAAATAATACTTTTAGAAGCTGGTAGTTATAGTGAAGAAAGAGCAGTTTACTACTTGGGTGATTTGGGTAAGTATCTGAAATTTATACACGCTCCCAATCTTTCCAGGACAAAATCCTTAAACAAATTATTTGAATTATCAGAGGGAGAATTAATTATTAGACTTGATGCACGTTCTCATATCGCATCGGACTATATTAAGCGGATAGTTCAACTTTCCTCTGACAGTGGAGCTGAGAATGTAGGTGGTGTGATGTCTCCCATTGGGAGAACTCCCGATCAACAGTTAATTGCTGATATTATGAGACATCCATTCTCTTTTGGTGGAGCCAAGTTTAGAAATCATTCTTATTCTGGACTGGTTGACTCTGTTTATCTTGGTGCATTTAGAAAAAGTATATGTAAGTTTAATGCTAATTGGTTCGATGAGGTACATCCTGGAATTAGTGAAGATTCCGACCTAAATTATAGGATCAGGAGAAACGGAGGAAAGGTGTACATGGATTCTAGTATAATAGTGCAGTATTTTCCCAGAGAAAACTTAAGCAAGTTCTTCAAACTTTGTTTTAACTTTGGTGTGGGAAGAGGACTTTTCCTTTGTAAATATCGGACTCTTACAGCTATAAGACAAATATTCCCCATCGCTGTTGTGTTTTTAATACTCTTTCTTGGAGCATTTGGTTTTTACCATATTATTTTCCATCATATTCTAATAGGGCTATTTTTGGTTTATGGACTTCTTGTAACATTTTTCTCTATTTCTCTCAAAAAGGATCTGTTGTTTACAATTAAGGCAATAATTGGTTTCTCTGGATGCCATTTTTTCTATTCTTTTGGAATTTTACTTAGTCCTTATTACTACATTCAAAATCTACGATTTAGTTCATAA
- a CDS encoding sugar transferase: MLEVKLENPRLKINASRVSKISRLIAPIILTADLFGLVISLALTSYLRLGHVQLILNPTTWAFVFLILTGMYLLDTYHPNKQIAGMRAGARVIVSNSTTALLCSLLIYLANSWQKDLSLDPITFLISLVAFTIWAINIRLLAAQWERSHVQNSYWLMLGAGDRSMKFADIFSQTKHSGQLIVLTENPYIPKLNGMDPPLILDKLDNLPNWADQKWSGVVVGDGIDISDNLHQTLMKLRLQGIPVYRLPDACEELCWKISPSLLEDHWFAFSSGFNLVSGSLRIRVKRVIDIVLATLLLVTLFPIMVVVGILIKLESPGPIFYSQIRTGLHGNPFRVYKFRSMYKDAEKRGAQWASERDPRITKVGYWLRILRIDELPQILNVLRGEMSLIGPRPERPEFDIKLKEAIPYYELRYLVKPGITGWAQVLYPYGASLEDSYEKLAYDLYYIKNYSLWLDFAIIFKTIRVVFLGKGR, translated from the coding sequence ATGCTAGAAGTAAAACTTGAAAATCCCAGATTAAAAATCAATGCTTCCAGAGTCAGCAAAATCTCGCGCTTAATCGCCCCAATTATCTTGACCGCTGACCTCTTTGGACTAGTTATTTCCCTAGCACTAACATCCTATTTAAGGCTTGGACACGTACAACTCATACTCAACCCAACCACATGGGCATTTGTCTTCCTAATTCTTACAGGGATGTACTTACTAGATACATACCATCCCAATAAGCAAATTGCCGGAATGCGAGCTGGGGCCAGGGTCATCGTTAGCAACTCTACCACTGCTCTCCTCTGCTCGCTGTTAATTTATCTCGCCAACTCCTGGCAAAAAGATTTATCCTTAGACCCAATAACCTTTCTAATTAGCTTAGTCGCTTTTACAATCTGGGCTATCAATATCCGACTATTGGCAGCTCAGTGGGAGCGATCGCACGTACAAAATTCCTATTGGCTAATGCTGGGCGCTGGGGATAGGTCTATGAAATTTGCCGACATTTTCTCCCAGACCAAGCATAGTGGACAATTGATAGTCCTAACGGAAAATCCCTATATACCTAAGCTCAATGGCATGGACCCTCCACTCATCTTAGACAAACTAGATAATCTGCCCAATTGGGCTGACCAAAAGTGGTCTGGAGTAGTTGTGGGAGATGGCATAGATATATCTGATAACTTACATCAGACATTGATGAAACTTCGCCTACAGGGCATTCCAGTGTATAGACTGCCTGATGCTTGTGAAGAACTATGTTGGAAAATCTCCCCCTCTTTGCTAGAAGATCATTGGTTCGCCTTCAGTAGTGGGTTCAATTTGGTCTCCGGTAGTCTGAGAATTAGGGTTAAACGTGTCATCGATATTGTCCTAGCGACTCTATTACTAGTAACACTGTTTCCAATTATGGTAGTGGTGGGAATCTTGATTAAATTGGAGAGTCCCGGACCCATTTTCTATAGCCAGATCCGCACAGGACTCCATGGCAACCCATTTCGAGTGTACAAATTCCGCTCCATGTATAAGGATGCGGAAAAAAGAGGGGCCCAATGGGCAAGTGAACGGGATCCCCGGATTACCAAGGTTGGTTACTGGTTGAGGATCTTACGCATTGACGAACTACCACAAATTTTGAATGTGTTACGGGGAGAAATGAGTCTGATTGGTCCCCGTCCAGAAAGACCAGAATTTGATATCAAGCTGAAAGAGGCCATTCCTTACTACGAATTGCGTTATCTGGTCAAACCGGGAATTACTGGTTGGGCTCAGGTTCTCTATCCTTATGGAGCTTCCTTGGAGGATTCCTATGAAAAACTGGCTTATGACCTCTACTACATCAAAAATTATTCTCTATGGTTAGACTTTGCTATCATTTTCAAAACCATCAGAGTGGTCTTTTTAGGTAAAGGTAGATGA
- the galE gene encoding UDP-glucose 4-epimerase GalE gives MNKKVLVTGGAGYIGSHVVLQLAESGYDIVVYDNCSTGTPDSVLHGELVIGDLSDIDRLYQIFSQHRFSAVLHFAASLVVPESVAHPLDYYTNNTRNTLNLLRCCSVMGVNQFVFSSTAAVYGQPQENPVTEESPTSPINPYGRSKLMSEWIIQDHGLASDFRYVILRYFNVAGADSRGRLGSNSPHANHLIANACNVALKRQPELKIFGVDFPTVDGTGVRDYIHVEDLASAHVDALKYLENNGTSQILNCGYGKGYSVLQVVERIRAISGMDIPITIASRRPGDPACVTAHAQKIKQVLNWEPKYDNLDDIISTTLDWEKSKATR, from the coding sequence ATGAATAAAAAGGTTTTAGTGACTGGGGGTGCAGGCTATATTGGCTCCCATGTGGTGCTTCAGTTAGCTGAATCGGGATATGATATAGTAGTATATGATAATTGCTCCACTGGTACGCCTGATTCCGTACTTCATGGGGAGCTAGTTATTGGTGATTTATCAGATATAGACCGACTTTACCAAATATTTAGCCAGCACAGATTTAGTGCAGTATTACATTTTGCAGCCAGTTTAGTGGTTCCAGAGTCCGTAGCCCATCCCCTAGACTACTATACTAACAACACCCGTAACACACTCAACCTGCTACGGTGCTGTAGTGTGATGGGAGTCAACCAGTTTGTTTTTTCCAGCACAGCTGCAGTTTATGGACAACCCCAGGAAAATCCCGTAACAGAAGAGAGTCCTACCTCACCCATTAATCCTTACGGTCGTTCCAAGCTGATGAGCGAGTGGATAATTCAGGATCATGGATTGGCATCTGATTTTCGCTACGTAATTTTACGGTACTTTAATGTTGCTGGAGCCGATTCCCGGGGGAGACTTGGTTCCAACTCACCCCATGCCAACCACCTAATTGCCAATGCTTGTAATGTGGCACTGAAACGCCAACCGGAACTCAAGATTTTCGGTGTGGATTTTCCCACTGTGGATGGTACGGGAGTGCGTGATTATATTCATGTAGAAGATTTAGCTTCAGCCCATGTGGATGCCTTGAAGTATTTGGAGAATAATGGAACGTCCCAAATTTTAAACTGTGGGTACGGTAAAGGTTATAGTGTGTTGCAAGTAGTAGAAAGAATCAGAGCTATTTCTGGGATGGATATTCCCATAACCATAGCCAGTCGTCGTCCGGGGGATCCAGCTTGTGTGACTGCTCATGCACAGAAGATTAAGCAAGTTCTCAATTGGGAACCTAAGTATGATAACCTGGATGATATAATATCTACCACTCTGGATTGGGAAAAAAGTAAAGCCACCAGGTAA
- a CDS encoding DUF2442 domain-containing protein gives MIRVFTVVAESDFHLILRFSNDEKRRFDMRPYLDMTVFQPLKNPGFFGLASVNYGTVVWPGEIDIAPETLYELSVRLPS, from the coding sequence ATGATAAGAGTATTTACCGTTGTTGCTGAATCAGACTTCCATCTTATTTTGAGATTTAGTAATGACGAAAAACGTCGGTTCGATATGCGTCCCTATCTGGACATGACTGTCTTTCAACCATTGAAAAATCCAGGTTTTTTTGGACTGGCCTCTGTCAATTATGGCACAGTGGTGTGGCCCGGGGAAATTGATATTGCGCCAGAAACACTCTATGAACTGTCCGTACGTTTACCTAGTTAA
- a CDS encoding GumC family protein produces the protein MNSTNESKSLITREKENIILQPEVISSGNLISLQTTEDDIDLKEIMSILKRRALGILTIASLIMAGGSYYLFTAEKIYQGSFEILVEPVSGEKNNLLTAALESTQLDQSGLDYDSQIKVLKSPELLNQALPDIQSQYPELTYDLFIKNLAIQRSAETKVLEITYKSPDRAEIDLVLNTLSKFYLKYSLEKRKTKLNQGLRFIDEQLPRIGATVDQLQRELQVFRQRYKFVNPEDQSGKLVEQIQSLETQRIAIEQKLAVARTSYATLLTPEGQQAALNQTQSQTQSPYNILVIQLRQIEAQLSGELARFQGDNPYITTLEEKRQNILPLIEKEKERYIGLKIAEVANTILLLESENREITRAQEQSKARFDLLPRLARQNTDLQRKLQLASESLNRFLEAREKLAIEVAQTEIPWELVQAPMTPELPVFPKIYQSLLIGLIGSLSISVAIAFLLEKLDNSYHDAINMQERTKLPLLGTLPRMKNVGISYQYRHDSDQSQNKPAKTNPLDIPLPFFSRKKKKKGYGYGYGYGYYGEGHFWQSLQVLYANIQLLNSDEVVKSVAITSALKEEGKSTLALHLAQMAASVGRRVLLVDTDLRLPQVHKRLNLPNLVGLSNAITSNLTPDEVMQKLPDLDTLSVITSGTQPPDPMRLISSEKMKQMMAYFREKFDLVIYDTPPVMGIVDSRLVASQTDGLILVVKMHRTDRSMIKQAQDALRQSSINVLGVVANQYNKSIHQYHDYYYGYSYGGRRKDKEAAEEGINSPSQS, from the coding sequence ATGAACAGTACCAACGAAAGCAAAAGTCTCATCACCAGAGAAAAAGAAAATATTATTCTCCAACCAGAAGTGATATCCTCTGGGAATCTGATATCCCTTCAAACAACTGAGGATGACATTGATCTCAAAGAGATAATGTCCATCCTCAAAAGACGAGCATTAGGCATTTTGACAATTGCCTCCCTGATCATGGCTGGAGGTAGTTACTACCTGTTTACAGCAGAAAAAATTTACCAAGGCAGTTTTGAGATTTTAGTAGAACCAGTTAGTGGCGAAAAAAATAACTTACTGACCGCAGCCCTAGAAAGCACTCAACTTGACCAATCAGGATTAGACTACGATAGCCAAATTAAAGTTCTCAAAAGCCCTGAATTGCTTAATCAGGCCCTACCTGACATACAATCTCAATATCCTGAGCTTACATACGATTTATTTATCAAAAACTTAGCCATCCAGAGATCAGCTGAAACTAAAGTTCTAGAAATTACCTATAAAAGTCCAGATCGGGCGGAAATTGACTTGGTGTTAAATACCCTGTCCAAATTTTATTTAAAATATAGCTTAGAGAAACGCAAGACTAAATTAAATCAAGGTCTAAGGTTTATAGACGAACAACTGCCTAGAATTGGCGCTACTGTGGATCAACTACAGCGTGAACTACAAGTATTTAGACAAAGGTACAAGTTTGTTAATCCAGAGGATCAGTCCGGTAAGTTGGTAGAGCAAATTCAGAGCTTAGAAACACAAAGAATAGCCATAGAGCAGAAGTTGGCTGTGGCTAGAACCAGTTATGCCACATTGCTCACACCAGAAGGACAACAAGCTGCATTAAACCAGACTCAGAGTCAAACTCAGTCGCCTTACAATATATTAGTTATTCAGCTTAGACAAATAGAAGCCCAACTATCTGGAGAACTAGCCAGATTTCAAGGGGATAATCCATATATAACAACATTAGAAGAAAAAAGACAAAACATATTACCTCTCATAGAAAAAGAGAAAGAGAGATATATAGGTCTGAAAATAGCGGAAGTGGCCAATACTATTTTATTACTAGAATCGGAAAACAGAGAAATCACCAGAGCGCAAGAGCAAAGCAAAGCCAGATTCGATCTATTACCCCGTTTAGCCAGACAAAACACGGATCTGCAAAGAAAATTACAACTAGCTAGTGAAAGTTTAAATCGCTTCTTAGAAGCCCGGGAAAAACTGGCCATTGAAGTAGCCCAAACAGAAATACCTTGGGAACTGGTCCAAGCTCCAATGACGCCTGAATTGCCAGTTTTTCCTAAAATCTACCAGAGTTTATTGATTGGACTAATTGGCAGCTTATCTATAAGTGTTGCGATCGCCTTCCTTTTAGAGAAACTAGACAACTCCTATCATGATGCCATCAACATGCAGGAGAGGACCAAACTCCCCCTATTGGGGACTTTGCCGAGAATGAAAAATGTTGGTATCAGCTATCAATATCGCCATGATTCTGACCAAAGCCAAAATAAACCTGCTAAAACCAATCCATTAGATATACCCCTTCCCTTTTTCTCTCGCAAGAAAAAGAAGAAAGGCTACGGGTATGGTTATGGATATGGTTATTATGGAGAGGGTCATTTTTGGCAATCTTTGCAAGTGCTGTATGCCAACATTCAGTTACTCAACTCCGACGAAGTTGTCAAGTCTGTAGCCATCACCTCTGCTCTCAAAGAGGAGGGAAAAAGTACATTGGCACTACACCTAGCTCAAATGGCAGCTTCTGTGGGAAGAAGGGTTTTGCTGGTGGATACTGATTTGCGACTTCCTCAAGTACACAAGAGGTTAAACTTACCCAACTTAGTTGGTTTAAGCAATGCTATCACCTCAAATCTTACTCCTGATGAGGTAATGCAAAAGTTACCAGATTTGGATACTTTATCAGTAATTACCTCGGGAACTCAACCGCCAGATCCCATGCGACTAATTTCATCTGAGAAGATGAAACAAATGATGGCATACTTTCGTGAAAAATTCGATTTAGTAATTTACGACACACCACCTGTTATGGGTATAGTGGATAGTAGACTGGTGGCTTCGCAAACAGATGGTTTGATTTTAGTGGTCAAAATGCACAGGACAGACCGCTCGATGATTAAGCAAGCTCAGGATGCTCTGAGGCAGTCATCTATTAATGTATTAGGTGTAGTTGCCAATCAATATAATAAGAGCATTCATCAATATCATGATTATTACTACGGTTATAGTTATGGTGGTCGTAGGAAGGATAAAGAAGCAGCGGAGGAGGGAATCAATTCCCCATCTCAAAGCTAA
- a CDS encoding transcriptional regulator, whose translation MEQLKKERLESKGWKVGTVSDFLELTPEEAFLLEIKLVLSRSLKERRQKLMTQVELASKIGSSQPRIANAGNGSDSVELLIRAMLATGATPKDIGQIIASVG comes from the coding sequence ATGGAACAACTTAAGAAGGAACGTTTGGAATCTAAAGGTTGGAAAGTTGGGACCGTCTCAGACTTTTTAGAGTTAACACCAGAAGAAGCGTTTTTGCTTGAAATCAAACTGGTTCTTAGTCGCAGCTTGAAGGAGCGCCGGCAAAAATTGATGACTCAGGTTGAACTCGCTTCTAAAATTGGCTCCAGTCAACCTCGGATTGCTAATGCTGGGAATGGTAGTGATTCGGTGGAATTGTTAATTCGAGCAATGTTGGCAACAGGTGCAACTCCTAAAGATATTGGGCAGATTATTGCTAGTGTCGGTTAA